A stretch of DNA from Nonlabens ponticola:
CTTGCTGATAATCATTGATGACAGCACCACGAGATTCCTCAAAACTTTTAGGAGTTGGATCTAGGATCTCATTTACCTTGATTACTTTATGAAATGCTGCATTGTCTTTCTTATAGATATCAGACACACCTTCTTTCACTTCAAAATCCTCTGGCAATCGTGAGTAATTTTGCTCAACGATACCTGTAGAAATCATGGTTTTAGTATTACCAGTACTGTTTATTTGAGCTTTTATCTCATCTACTGTTTTGCCTTGCTCTAGCAATTCTTGTACTTGCTGCGCGGTTTCCTCACTGGTATTTTGGGTAAGAATAAGGTCTAGTCGTTTCCCATAGCTGTATTTGTCTTTGTTATTCTCATAAAATTCTCTCTGACCTAGAGAATCTGTTTTAGCTTTTTCCCAGACTTTCTCTTCCATCAATTCAAACAACAGCAGTCCTTCTTTATACTCATTTAGAATAAATGCAAATTCCTTGTTATCACGATCAAGATTTGCCTCATAGTAATCCACAAGTGATCTGTCACTAAATTCTGTAAAATAAATCTTTATCTTATCCTCTAAAGACTTGAATTTGCGAGGATCTTTCAAATGACGCTTATAGGCATATTCCCAAAAATCACTGCGGTAGTAGGGCTTACCTTCTATGGTAAATAACGGCGCACGTTTTGTTTTCTCCAATGGTATTTCCCAACTACTAGTCATTATAGAATCCGTTATTAGTGGAAACTCCTTTGAGTAATTCTCGTATTTAGGAATCGTCACATTATATTTCTCTTTAATGCTATTTGTGAAAGACTCGGTAATCTTGCGAGAACGTGGTGAGCTTTTTATTTTATTTCTCAACGGTTCTTCTATCTTTTCATAAGGCGCAACAGGATGTTTCTCCAGTAATCTTATGATGTGCCAGCCGTATTCTGTTTTTATTGGTTTTGTGTAAGTTCCTAAGGTATCAAGTGCAAAGGCTGCTTCCTCAAATTCTGGAGAATTCAAGCCGCCAGTGCCAAATCTTCCTATGCGACCACCATTGCGCGAACTATTGATATCTTCAGAGAATTCTTTGGCCATATCGCCAAATTCTTTGCCAGACTCTAATTGCTCATAAACCATTCTTATGCGAGCCTCAGCATCTGCGCTATCGGCTGGTTTGCGATCGTATGTCATAATGTGTGCAACTGCAACCTCACCTGGCGCTGGTCTTTTATCATTTACCTTGAGTACATGATAACCAAAGTCTGTTCTAAAGATATCTGAAACCTCACCAACTGGTGTGTCAAAGGCTGCATTCTCAAAAGGATACACCATTCTAAATGCACCAAACCAGCCAATCTTACCATCTACACCAGCGCTAGGACCTTCACTCTCGTTGCGTGCCAGCTCGTCAAAGTCTGCACCTCTATCTAACTTGTTTTTAATCAATTTTATCTTGCTATAGGCCTTCAAAGTATCAGCTGGCGCAGCGTCCTTATCCACCTTTATCAAAATATGGCTCGCGTTGACTTCATTTATCGTTCTTTCATAGGCCTCCTTTATTAGCTCATCGGTCACCTCGTTGTCGGTGAGATAACCTTCGGCAAGAGTAGATCTATAGCTAGCTAGTTCTTCTTTATATTCCTCGTCATTATCCAGTCCCATTTCTTGAGCCTGCAGCAATTTGAGCCTGTAATTGATATACAGATCCATGTAATTGTCTAGATCCTTTTGTGACTCGTCTTGTACGATGTCAAGATTCTTGAGGTAAACACGCATAAAAGTTCCTGCGTCGTATTTATTACCGTCGATAGTGAGTAAGGTTTGATCCTCAAGTTTTTGAGCATTAGCGGTAATTGCTAACAACAAAATCATGGCATTCAAGCCTGTAAGTAGTTTCTTCATTTATCTTTTTCTTGCAGTTGGCAAAATTAGGTCTTTCCCGTAGTGTTTCAAAACGTGCGCAGTGCTGTAATATTTTAC
This window harbors:
- a CDS encoding peptidylprolyl isomerase, giving the protein MKKLLTGLNAMILLLAITANAQKLEDQTLLTIDGNKYDAGTFMRVYLKNLDIVQDESQKDLDNYMDLYINYRLKLLQAQEMGLDNDEEYKEELASYRSTLAEGYLTDNEVTDELIKEAYERTINEVNASHILIKVDKDAAPADTLKAYSKIKLIKNKLDRGADFDELARNESEGPSAGVDGKIGWFGAFRMVYPFENAAFDTPVGEVSDIFRTDFGYHVLKVNDKRPAPGEVAVAHIMTYDRKPADSADAEARIRMVYEQLESGKEFGDMAKEFSEDINSSRNGGRIGRFGTGGLNSPEFEEAAFALDTLGTYTKPIKTEYGWHIIRLLEKHPVAPYEKIEEPLRNKIKSSPRSRKITESFTNSIKEKYNVTIPKYENYSKEFPLITDSIMTSSWEIPLEKTKRAPLFTIEGKPYYRSDFWEYAYKRHLKDPRKFKSLEDKIKIYFTEFSDRSLVDYYEANLDRDNKEFAFILNEYKEGLLLFELMEEKVWEKAKTDSLGQREFYENNKDKYSYGKRLDLILTQNTSEETAQQVQELLEQGKTVDEIKAQINSTGNTKTMISTGIVEQNYSRLPEDFEVKEGVSDIYKKDNAAFHKVIKVNEILDPTPKSFEESRGAVINDYQQALEKEWMESLRDGREIKVNERVFKKTKKAIAKKAA